A window of Hymenobacter aerilatus contains these coding sequences:
- the lipB gene encoding lipoyl(octanoyl) transferase LipB, with product MDTVLTSCIASVPDTLLPIAAPAATPQQNRALQVRDLGVQPYEAAWAYQESVLADTLERKKQNRDAIERGESPVPTPNYLLLCEHPHVYTLGKSGKPEHLLLNEAGLAHHGATFHRINRGGDITYHGPGQLVGYPILDLDNFFTDIHRYLRVLEEAVILTLADFGVSAGRIAGLTGVWLDWKEGAPNPRKICAMGVKCSRWVTMHGFALNVNTDLSYFSHIIPCGIDDKAVASLQQELGRAVPLTEVAARLVPHLMALLRATPTEE from the coding sequence ATGGATACAGTGCTTACTTCTTGCATCGCGTCGGTTCCGGACACTTTATTGCCCATTGCCGCACCCGCTGCTACACCCCAGCAAAATCGTGCCCTGCAAGTACGTGATCTGGGTGTGCAGCCGTATGAGGCAGCCTGGGCGTACCAAGAGAGTGTGCTAGCCGATACGCTGGAACGCAAAAAGCAAAACCGCGACGCCATCGAGCGAGGTGAATCTCCTGTGCCTACCCCTAACTACCTGTTGCTGTGCGAGCATCCGCACGTGTATACCTTAGGGAAGAGTGGCAAGCCCGAGCACCTTCTGCTCAACGAGGCCGGTCTGGCGCACCACGGCGCTACCTTCCACCGCATCAACCGCGGTGGCGACATCACTTACCACGGCCCTGGCCAACTGGTGGGCTACCCCATCCTCGACCTCGACAACTTCTTCACCGACATTCACCGCTACCTGCGCGTACTGGAAGAAGCTGTTATCCTCACACTGGCCGATTTTGGCGTTTCGGCGGGGCGTATTGCCGGCCTCACCGGCGTGTGGCTCGACTGGAAGGAAGGTGCACCCAACCCCCGAAAAATCTGCGCAATGGGCGTGAAGTGCAGCCGCTGGGTGACCATGCACGGCTTTGCGCTCAACGTCAACACGGACCTCAGCTATTTCAGCCATATCATTCCCTGCGGCATCGATGATAAAGCCGTTGCGTCGTTGCAGCAGGAGTTGGGGCGCGCTGTGCCGCTGACTGAAGTAGCGGCCCGGCTGGTGCCTCATTTGATGGCCTTGCTAAGGGCTACGCCAACGGAAGAATAA
- a CDS encoding YraN family protein → MLLPAHQLGQDSEDAAAAYLTAQGYTIVQRNYRYRRAEIDLIARLESALLVFVEVKARSTTQFGYPEAFVTERKRQLFRLAAEQVQEELDWHGDIRFDVLAVTPVAAGFRIEHFEDAFY, encoded by the coding sequence ATGCTTCTCCCCGCACACCAACTTGGCCAAGACAGCGAAGACGCTGCTGCTGCGTACCTCACGGCGCAGGGATACACCATTGTGCAGCGTAATTACCGCTACCGCCGCGCCGAAATCGACTTGATTGCCCGGCTAGAATCTGCGTTGCTGGTATTTGTAGAAGTGAAGGCCCGCTCTACCACACAGTTTGGCTACCCCGAGGCCTTCGTGACGGAGCGCAAGCGGCAACTATTTCGCTTAGCGGCTGAACAGGTACAGGAGGAATTGGACTGGCACGGCGACATTCGCTTCGACGTATTAGCCGTGACACCCGTAGCCGCCGGCTTTCGGATAGAGCACTTTGAAGACGCGTTTTATTGA
- a CDS encoding toxin-antitoxin system YwqK family antitoxin: MRSTRLPFVGLLALLLPLTEACTRKTVSFSSQPDAATLLATTDSLTTANDTASAPSLTNKRVAALSKEQEKAAKAKAKAEQRKPKKKKNIFMGQPIKKGYAKSGPKGKKQVVEIFYYLKNFQQPNLYAPGRYIYDAGKHRIYKAGPGELDPKSLVLHGPYKKLQGGKVIETGFFAVGTRHLRWEQTTADNILRDKVHYEMGFPRDAVISYYDAEHKQLKEVIPYVNGELEGDYVRYNENGQREWDGQFENGKKVGLWVNYWGFRNLKDRRHYVYAYGESGYEPEVATPELVMEYNRNGVLVFDKEKGYDKRGTADASADPVDRRRPGSTRRK; the protein is encoded by the coding sequence ATGCGTAGTACCCGTTTACCCTTTGTCGGACTTTTGGCCCTGTTGCTGCCGTTGACGGAGGCCTGTACCCGCAAAACCGTCTCGTTTAGCAGTCAGCCCGACGCGGCTACCCTGCTGGCTACCACCGATTCTCTGACTACTGCCAATGACACGGCCAGCGCGCCTTCGCTCACCAACAAGCGCGTAGCCGCCCTGAGCAAAGAGCAGGAGAAGGCAGCCAAGGCGAAAGCCAAAGCGGAACAGCGCAAACCTAAAAAGAAGAAAAACATCTTCATGGGTCAGCCCATTAAAAAGGGCTATGCGAAGTCGGGGCCGAAGGGGAAAAAGCAGGTGGTGGAGATATTCTACTACCTGAAAAATTTTCAGCAGCCCAATCTCTACGCGCCTGGTCGCTATATCTACGATGCAGGTAAGCACCGTATTTACAAAGCTGGTCCTGGCGAGCTAGACCCAAAGAGTTTGGTGCTGCATGGCCCGTACAAGAAGCTACAAGGCGGTAAGGTGATAGAAACGGGCTTTTTTGCCGTGGGTACGCGCCATTTGCGCTGGGAGCAAACCACCGCCGACAACATCCTGCGCGACAAAGTGCACTACGAAATGGGTTTCCCCCGCGACGCCGTTATTTCTTATTACGACGCCGAGCACAAGCAACTGAAAGAAGTGATTCCCTACGTGAACGGGGAGCTGGAAGGCGACTACGTACGCTACAACGAAAATGGCCAACGCGAGTGGGACGGCCAGTTTGAGAATGGTAAAAAGGTAGGCCTGTGGGTTAACTACTGGGGCTTTCGCAATCTGAAGGACCGTCGCCACTATGTGTATGCCTATGGCGAATCGGGCTATGAGCCGGAGGTAGCCACGCCGGAGCTGGTGATGGAATACAACCGCAACGGCGTGCTCGTCTTCGACAAAGAAAAAGGCTACGACAAGCGCGGTACCGCCGACGCCAGCGCCGACCCCGTAGACCGTCGCCGCCCAGGCAGTACTCGCCGGAAATAG
- the htpG gene encoding molecular chaperone HtpG, which produces MQEKGSISIHTENIFPIIKKFLYSDHEIFLRELVSNAVDATQKLKSLAQLGEFKGELGELKVRVTVDKEARKITISDRGIGMTAEEIKKYINQIAFSGATEFVEQYKEKDAATKDQIIGQFGLGFYSAFMVAKEVEIWSKSYKDDTLTAHWTCDGSTEFTLDEPTGEHEKAERGTDVVLHVAEDSDEFLEEARLKAILNKYCKFLPIPIEFEGEVINQTAPIWTKQPSELTDEDYTKFYQELYPFSEPPLFWIHLNVDYPFNLTGILYFPKIKDELQLQRNKIQLYSRQVFITDEVKDVVPEFLMLLHGVIDSPDIPLNVSRSFLQADAAVKKINTYITKKVADKLAELFRKDRAGYEQKWSDIGLFVKYGMLSDEKFYDRAKDIVLVQDTTDKYYTLNEYQEHIQANQKDKNDQTVILYTTDPEAQHGYVQAALDRGYSVLKLNAVLDPHFIGQLEQKLEKVTFKRVDADTVGKLIEKDETTESVLSDDDKTKLTEVYKAAINNEHMQVQVEALSPQDAPVIVTVPEFMRRMKDMQRVGGGGGMQMFGSLPDSYTVSVNANHPVAQRVLAQEGEAGQKLAKQAFDLALLSQGMLKGEALTAFVKRSAELLTAE; this is translated from the coding sequence ATGCAAGAGAAAGGTAGCATCTCGATTCACACCGAGAATATCTTCCCCATCATCAAGAAATTCCTGTACTCCGACCACGAAATCTTCCTGCGCGAGCTGGTGAGCAATGCCGTGGACGCCACCCAAAAGCTCAAGAGCCTAGCCCAACTGGGCGAGTTCAAAGGAGAGCTAGGCGAGTTGAAAGTACGCGTGACGGTGGACAAGGAAGCCCGCAAAATCACCATCTCCGACCGCGGCATTGGCATGACGGCCGAGGAAATTAAGAAGTACATCAACCAGATTGCCTTCTCCGGCGCCACCGAATTTGTGGAGCAATACAAGGAGAAGGATGCCGCCACCAAAGACCAGATCATCGGGCAGTTTGGTCTGGGGTTCTACTCGGCGTTTATGGTCGCCAAGGAGGTAGAAATCTGGTCGAAGTCGTATAAAGACGACACACTGACTGCCCATTGGACTTGCGATGGTAGCACCGAGTTTACGTTGGACGAGCCCACCGGGGAGCACGAAAAAGCCGAGCGTGGCACCGACGTAGTGCTGCACGTGGCCGAGGACTCGGATGAGTTTCTGGAAGAAGCTCGTCTAAAAGCCATCCTCAACAAGTACTGCAAGTTCCTACCCATCCCGATTGAGTTCGAGGGTGAGGTAATCAACCAAACGGCGCCTATTTGGACCAAGCAGCCCTCGGAGCTGACCGACGAGGACTACACCAAGTTCTACCAGGAGCTGTACCCCTTCTCGGAGCCGCCGCTGTTCTGGATTCACCTGAACGTGGATTACCCCTTCAACCTGACGGGTATCCTGTATTTCCCCAAAATCAAGGACGAGCTGCAATTGCAGCGCAACAAGATTCAGCTCTACTCGCGCCAAGTGTTCATTACCGACGAGGTGAAGGACGTGGTGCCCGAGTTCCTGATGCTGCTGCACGGCGTGATTGACTCGCCGGACATTCCCCTGAACGTGTCGCGCTCCTTCCTGCAAGCCGATGCGGCGGTGAAAAAGATCAACACCTACATCACTAAAAAGGTAGCCGACAAGCTGGCCGAGCTGTTCCGCAAAGACCGCGCTGGCTACGAGCAGAAGTGGTCGGATATCGGCTTGTTCGTGAAGTACGGCATGCTGTCGGATGAGAAGTTCTACGACCGCGCCAAGGACATTGTGCTGGTGCAGGACACTACCGACAAGTACTATACGCTGAACGAGTACCAGGAGCACATTCAGGCCAACCAGAAGGACAAGAACGACCAAACGGTTATCCTGTACACCACCGACCCAGAGGCCCAGCACGGCTACGTGCAAGCAGCCCTGGACCGTGGCTACTCGGTGCTGAAGCTGAATGCCGTGCTCGACCCGCACTTTATCGGGCAGCTGGAGCAGAAGCTGGAGAAAGTAACCTTTAAGCGTGTGGACGCCGACACGGTAGGCAAGCTCATCGAGAAGGATGAGACGACCGAAAGCGTGCTCAGCGACGACGACAAAACCAAGCTGACAGAGGTGTACAAAGCCGCCATCAACAACGAGCACATGCAGGTGCAGGTAGAAGCCCTGTCGCCGCAGGATGCGCCGGTGATTGTGACGGTGCCCGAGTTTATGCGTCGTATGAAAGATATGCAACGTGTGGGCGGCGGTGGAGGCATGCAGATGTTCGGTTCCCTACCCGACAGCTACACCGTGAGCGTGAATGCCAACCACCCCGTGGCTCAGCGCGTGCTAGCACAAGAAGGTGAAGCTGGCCAGAAACTCGCTAAGCAAGCCTTCGATCTGGCCCTACTCAGCCAAGGTATGCTGAAAGGTGAAGCATTGACGGCTTTCGTGAAACGCAGTGCTGAGCTCCTAACGGCCGAATAA
- a CDS encoding STAS/SEC14 domain-containing protein, protein MIYRFPSITVLFDVSLRLLWWKWTGEPDDTALREAFEQLLQLSDELQPFRWLADVSSLPTVSPMHQHWLSESWLPQYRRLHIQALAVLLPSTLHNQLVLENLVADTLPAGRCDMQYFSDVLAALDWLSLMDEDCATQLQQEWLAAV, encoded by the coding sequence ATGATTTATCGGTTCCCCTCTATTACGGTGCTCTTCGATGTCAGCCTACGGCTGCTGTGGTGGAAATGGACCGGCGAGCCCGACGATACAGCACTCCGGGAAGCGTTTGAGCAGTTGTTGCAGCTTTCCGACGAGCTGCAGCCCTTCCGCTGGCTGGCCGATGTCAGCAGCCTGCCGACTGTAAGCCCCATGCACCAGCACTGGCTCAGCGAAAGTTGGCTGCCTCAGTATCGGCGGTTGCATATTCAGGCGCTGGCTGTACTGCTTCCTTCTACCTTACACAATCAGTTGGTGCTGGAAAACCTGGTGGCTGATACCCTACCCGCGGGGCGTTGCGATATGCAGTATTTCTCGGATGTGCTGGCCGCGCTGGATTGGCTGTCGCTGATGGATGAGGACTGCGCAACGCAGCTACAGCAGGAGTGGCTGGCCGCCGTATAG
- a CDS encoding TonB-dependent receptor → MTRYYLLFVGLLAHNAIAQTLPVAPTPRATTGSFVTGRVVDADTHEALPGVTVLFQDLRQATATGPDGTFRFTTLPRGRFLVQVRSLGYTTLVRTIDTGSGQPLELALTPATTEIGQVVVTGVSAATEMRRSPIPTTIISNKELSQRASTNAVDALAHTPGVAQITTGPAISKPIIRGLGANRVITLNNGAKQEGQQWGDEHGIEIDQYSVDRVEIIKGPGSLLYGSDGMAGVINFLPADPVEEGKILGSVSANYQTNNHLQGYSVMNAGNRNGLNWLVRGTGKIAGAYRNSYDGRVFNSGFRELDANGYVGLNKNWGFSHLTFNSFNQELGLTEGDRDETTGRFLKDVGVGGDAVVAVPVSSSDLRGYDLSVPRQRVNHLRIGTDNNFILGQSRLTLNVGWQQNLRREFGDVLVPDEPELYFQLHTVDYAARYFLPETNGWNTTLGVSGQVQQNHNKDVEFLIPAYRLFDGGVFGVTKKTIGKLDLSGGLRYDVRRIKADALYLNADEQPVPADTPGAENKFGRFTSTFRNVSGSAGGAFNATDDLTLKANASRGFRAPNIAELGSNGQHEGTIRYEVGEPNLRAEVSTQLDAGVSYTTQHISLNVDAFHNRINHYIFPSRLATASGADSIAVTGDPVFRYGQGDARLVGGEVSLDIHPHPLDWLHFENTFSMVRATQLHQPDSTRYLPFIPANRFQSELRVNFRKVGQSQHLANLYASFLVEHTFAQDRFYSAYSTETRTPGYTLCNASLGADVRNAKAQTLFSLYLAANNLFDVGYQSHLSRLKYADVNNVTGRRGVFNMGRNVSVKLVVPLAFN, encoded by the coding sequence ATGACACGCTACTATCTACTATTTGTCGGCCTTCTTGCCCACAACGCCATTGCTCAAACCCTGCCGGTAGCACCCACTCCCCGCGCTACAACAGGCTCATTCGTTACGGGGCGCGTCGTAGACGCCGACACGCACGAAGCCCTACCTGGCGTGACGGTGTTGTTTCAGGATTTGCGTCAGGCAACTGCCACTGGCCCCGACGGCACTTTTCGCTTTACTACTCTACCCCGCGGGCGGTTTCTGGTGCAGGTACGCTCCTTGGGTTACACTACCCTGGTGCGCACCATCGATACAGGCAGCGGCCAGCCGCTGGAACTGGCCCTCACGCCGGCTACCACCGAGATAGGGCAAGTGGTAGTGACAGGCGTATCGGCGGCTACGGAAATGCGCCGCTCGCCTATTCCTACTACTATTATCAGCAACAAGGAGCTGAGCCAGCGGGCCAGTACCAACGCTGTAGATGCGCTGGCCCATACGCCCGGCGTGGCCCAGATTACTACCGGGCCAGCCATTAGCAAGCCCATTATTCGGGGGCTGGGAGCCAACCGTGTAATTACGCTGAACAACGGCGCCAAGCAGGAGGGGCAGCAATGGGGCGACGAGCACGGCATCGAAATCGACCAGTATTCGGTAGACCGGGTAGAGATTATAAAAGGTCCCGGCTCGCTGCTCTACGGCTCCGATGGTATGGCGGGCGTTATCAACTTCCTACCCGCCGACCCCGTGGAGGAGGGCAAAATACTGGGTTCGGTATCGGCCAACTACCAGACCAATAACCACCTACAAGGCTATTCGGTGATGAACGCCGGCAACCGCAACGGCCTGAACTGGTTGGTACGCGGCACGGGCAAGATTGCCGGCGCCTACCGAAACTCTTACGACGGCCGGGTATTTAATTCCGGGTTTCGGGAGCTGGATGCCAATGGCTATGTGGGACTGAATAAGAATTGGGGCTTCTCGCACCTCACGTTCAACTCCTTTAACCAAGAGCTAGGCCTCACCGAAGGCGACCGGGACGAAACTACCGGCCGCTTCCTGAAAGATGTGGGGGTAGGCGGCGATGCTGTGGTGGCCGTACCCGTTAGCAGTAGCGACTTGCGCGGCTACGACCTATCGGTGCCGCGCCAACGGGTGAATCACCTGCGCATTGGTACCGACAACAACTTTATCCTAGGCCAGAGCCGCCTGACGTTGAACGTGGGCTGGCAGCAAAACCTGCGCCGCGAGTTCGGCGACGTGCTGGTGCCCGACGAGCCTGAGCTATACTTTCAGCTGCACACCGTAGACTACGCCGCGCGCTATTTCTTACCCGAAACAAACGGATGGAACACGACGCTGGGGGTGAGCGGGCAGGTGCAGCAAAACCACAATAAAGACGTAGAGTTTTTGATTCCGGCCTACCGGCTGTTCGATGGCGGCGTGTTTGGCGTCACCAAGAAAACTATCGGCAAGCTCGACCTGAGCGGCGGTCTGCGCTACGATGTCCGGCGCATCAAGGCCGATGCGCTCTACCTGAACGCCGACGAGCAGCCCGTACCGGCCGATACCCCTGGCGCCGAAAACAAGTTTGGCCGCTTCACCAGCACCTTTCGCAATGTATCGGGTAGCGCGGGTGGGGCCTTCAATGCTACCGACGACCTGACCTTGAAGGCTAATGCGTCGCGTGGGTTTCGGGCGCCCAATATTGCCGAGCTGGGCTCCAATGGGCAGCATGAGGGCACCATTCGCTACGAGGTTGGAGAGCCGAACCTGCGGGCCGAGGTGAGTACGCAGCTAGATGCCGGTGTGAGCTACACTACGCAGCACATCAGCCTGAATGTGGATGCGTTTCATAACCGCATCAACCACTACATTTTTCCCAGCCGCTTGGCCACTGCTTCAGGAGCCGATTCTATTGCTGTAACTGGCGACCCAGTATTTCGGTACGGGCAGGGAGATGCTCGGCTGGTAGGTGGCGAGGTCAGCCTTGACATTCATCCCCACCCACTGGACTGGCTGCATTTCGAAAACACCTTTTCGATGGTGCGGGCCACTCAACTACACCAGCCCGACAGCACGCGCTACCTACCTTTCATCCCGGCCAACCGGTTTCAATCGGAGCTGCGAGTGAACTTCCGGAAAGTAGGCCAAAGTCAACATTTGGCTAATTTGTACGCCAGCTTTCTGGTAGAGCACACCTTTGCGCAGGACCGGTTTTACTCGGCCTACTCCACCGAAACCCGCACGCCGGGCTACACCCTCTGCAACGCTAGCTTGGGCGCCGACGTGCGCAATGCCAAAGCGCAAACGCTGTTCAGCCTCTACCTGGCTGCCAATAACCTGTTTGACGTGGGCTACCAGAGCCACCTGAGCCGCTTGAAGTACGCCGACGTCAACAACGTGACCGGCCGGCGCGGCGTATTCAACATGGGCCGCAACGTGAGCGTGAAGCTGGTAGTACCACTGGCGTTCAACTAA
- a CDS encoding cation diffusion facilitator family transporter, with protein sequence MAHHHDHSHDHSHSHGGHSHGIPADGNFGKAFGWGIGLNLVFVAAEAASGFWGNSAALLSDAGHNLSDVLSLALAWGAALLAKRQASARYTYGYKSATIQAALVNAALLYAALGFILWETIDHLRHPEPVDSKLVMLMAGAGIIVNGFTAWLFSSGQKGDVNIRGAYLHMLTDALVSVGVVIGGALVYFTNWLWLDPVISFLILGIIAYGSWGLLRETVQLSLQAVPDGIELPAVRQFLLDQPGVTQVHDLHVWPLSTQETALTAHLVRPATGQDNQFLSYLQTELWEHFNIGHITVQLEDTTPVPHEDSCHGCEAAQQSVAAAG encoded by the coding sequence ATGGCACACCACCACGACCATTCGCACGACCATAGCCATAGCCACGGCGGCCACAGCCACGGCATTCCGGCCGATGGCAATTTTGGAAAAGCGTTTGGGTGGGGCATTGGGCTGAACCTGGTATTTGTGGCGGCAGAGGCCGCTAGCGGCTTCTGGGGCAACTCGGCGGCGTTGCTTTCCGATGCTGGCCACAACCTCTCCGATGTGCTCAGTCTGGCGCTGGCTTGGGGTGCGGCGCTGCTGGCCAAGCGGCAGGCCTCGGCACGCTATACCTATGGGTACAAGAGCGCTACCATTCAAGCCGCGCTGGTAAATGCTGCCCTGCTATATGCCGCGCTGGGCTTTATCCTGTGGGAAACCATCGACCACCTGCGCCACCCCGAGCCAGTAGATAGCAAGCTGGTGATGTTGATGGCCGGTGCGGGCATCATCGTAAACGGCTTCACGGCCTGGCTGTTCAGCAGCGGGCAAAAGGGCGACGTGAACATACGTGGCGCCTACCTACACATGCTCACCGACGCCCTGGTATCGGTAGGAGTAGTAATAGGCGGGGCACTAGTGTACTTCACCAACTGGCTTTGGCTCGACCCGGTTATCAGCTTCCTGATTCTGGGCATCATCGCCTACGGCTCGTGGGGGTTGCTGCGCGAAACGGTGCAGCTCAGCCTGCAAGCCGTACCCGATGGCATCGAGCTGCCCGCCGTGCGGCAGTTCTTACTAGATCAGCCGGGCGTGACGCAGGTGCACGACCTGCACGTGTGGCCCCTCAGCACTCAGGAAACGGCCCTTACGGCGCACCTAGTACGCCCTGCTACCGGCCAGGACAATCAGTTTCTAAGCTATTTACAGACGGAGCTGTGGGAGCATTTCAACATCGGCCACATCACGGTGCAGCTGGAAGACACCACGCCCGTGCCGCACGAGGACAGCTGCCACGGCTGCGAGGCGGCGCAGCAATCAGTCGCGGCGGCAGGATAG
- a CDS encoding MFS transporter produces MHSPTPSPKTASLFSAVVIVASLGYFVDIYDLVLFSIIRVQSLNGIGITEANAVTEQGQYLLSMQMGGMLLGGVLWGVLGDKRGRLSVLFGSILMYSLANIANGFVQTIDQYAWLRLIAGVGLAGELGAGITLVTESLPKEKRGYGTMIVASVGVSGAMVAYWIGAAFGWRNAYFIGGGLGLALLALRVGVFESGMFEQAKREGVERGNFLALFSNGERFGRYLRCLFLGVPFWFLIGILITLAPEFGREFKLTGPVTGGLGVFWCYFGLTLGDFTSGGLSQLLRSRNRTLQAFIAASAVMVGVYLFGLRGASPTLFYGVCFLIGFAGGFWALFVTVAAEQFGTNLRSTVATTAPNFARGAIVLINPAFLALQPSLGIVGAALIIGAVTLSLAFFGAATLPESYGKDLDYVE; encoded by the coding sequence ATGCACTCCCCTACCCCCTCTCCCAAAACGGCTTCTTTGTTTAGTGCCGTTGTTATCGTGGCCTCACTGGGCTACTTCGTGGATATCTACGACCTCGTGCTCTTCAGCATAATTCGGGTGCAAAGCTTGAATGGCATTGGCATCACCGAGGCCAACGCCGTGACGGAGCAGGGCCAGTATCTGCTGAGTATGCAAATGGGCGGCATGCTGCTGGGCGGCGTGCTCTGGGGCGTGCTAGGCGACAAACGAGGGCGGCTGTCGGTGTTGTTTGGCTCCATCCTCATGTACTCCCTGGCCAACATTGCCAACGGCTTCGTGCAGACCATCGACCAATACGCTTGGCTGCGCCTGATTGCGGGGGTAGGACTGGCCGGAGAGCTGGGCGCCGGCATCACGCTGGTAACCGAGAGCCTACCCAAAGAAAAGCGCGGCTACGGCACTATGATAGTGGCTTCGGTAGGCGTGTCGGGCGCGATGGTGGCCTATTGGATAGGCGCAGCTTTTGGCTGGCGCAACGCCTACTTTATTGGTGGCGGGCTAGGGCTGGCCTTGCTGGCCCTGCGGGTAGGCGTGTTTGAGTCGGGTATGTTTGAGCAAGCCAAGCGCGAAGGCGTAGAGCGCGGCAATTTCCTGGCCCTGTTCAGCAACGGGGAGCGTTTCGGGCGCTACTTGCGCTGTCTGTTTCTGGGCGTGCCGTTCTGGTTTCTGATTGGCATCCTCATCACGCTGGCCCCAGAGTTTGGGCGAGAGTTTAAGCTGACAGGCCCCGTTACAGGCGGTCTGGGTGTGTTCTGGTGCTACTTCGGCCTCACGCTGGGCGACTTTACCAGCGGTGGCCTCAGCCAATTATTGCGGAGTCGCAACCGCACCTTGCAAGCCTTCATTGCGGCCAGCGCCGTGATGGTGGGCGTGTATTTGTTTGGCCTGCGTGGGGCCTCGCCTACCCTCTTCTACGGGGTCTGCTTTCTGATTGGCTTCGCGGGCGGATTTTGGGCGCTGTTTGTGACGGTGGCGGCCGAGCAGTTTGGCACCAACCTGCGCTCCACTGTGGCTACCACGGCGCCCAACTTTGCCCGCGGCGCCATCGTGCTCATCAACCCGGCGTTTCTAGCACTGCAGCCGAGCCTGGGTATTGTGGGCGCGGCTTTAATAATTGGCGCCGTTACGTTGTCGCTGGCGTTTTTCGGGGCAGCTACCCTACCCGAGAGCTACGGCAAAGACTTGGACTATGTGGAATAA
- a CDS encoding DUF6526 family protein, whose amino-acid sequence MAASPTKNTVMYYPWHHFVLLPAAFILAAYGVRRYVDVAGNDSEDSRLWFTVAALAVVGLGVLLMLRQHYAITLQDRIIRLELRQQYFEATGQSLRPLESQLTLPQILSLRFAGDAELPGLVQAAVREKLSPKDIQARIQDFHFDHMRI is encoded by the coding sequence ATGGCTGCCTCTCCTACTAAAAACACGGTTATGTATTATCCCTGGCATCACTTTGTGCTGTTGCCGGCGGCTTTCATTCTGGCAGCCTATGGCGTGCGGCGCTATGTGGATGTGGCCGGCAACGACTCGGAGGATTCGCGGTTATGGTTTACGGTGGCGGCGCTGGCGGTGGTAGGGCTGGGCGTGTTGCTGATGCTGCGCCAGCACTATGCCATCACGCTGCAGGACCGAATTATCCGGCTGGAGCTGCGCCAGCAGTATTTTGAGGCTACGGGCCAGAGCCTGCGGCCGCTGGAAAGCCAACTCACCCTACCCCAGATCCTGAGCTTGCGCTTTGCCGGTGACGCCGAGCTGCCGGGACTGGTGCAAGCTGCCGTGCGGGAGAAACTGTCGCCCAAGGATATTCAAGCTCGCATTCAGGATTTTCACTTCGACCACATGCGGATTTGA
- a CDS encoding YciI family protein, with amino-acid sequence MFLLSLTYLVPFEEIEPLMAPHMTWVDTHYQNGTFLLSGRKVPRTGGILLARAASREAIEAIVAADPFTQADAVRYDIIEFTPTRVAPGANEAWLD; translated from the coding sequence ATGTTTTTACTTTCTCTCACCTATCTGGTTCCTTTTGAGGAGATAGAGCCACTGATGGCCCCGCACATGACGTGGGTAGACACGCACTATCAAAACGGTACTTTCTTGCTTTCGGGCCGCAAAGTGCCACGCACGGGGGGCATACTCCTCGCTCGCGCCGCCAGTCGGGAAGCCATAGAAGCCATTGTAGCTGCCGACCCGTTTACGCAGGCCGACGCCGTACGCTACGACATCATTGAATTTACCCCTACCCGCGTGGCGCCCGGCGCCAACGAGGCGTGGCTGGATTAA
- a CDS encoding DUF4286 family protein has product MILYNVTSSVDPEVAEEWMEYVRDVHMPEVMATGFFVKHQLCRLLNEENDGYTYAAQYYALDLEQLETFQEAFAPGLNATLETRFPGQFISFRTVLEVIN; this is encoded by the coding sequence ATGATTTTATACAACGTAACTAGCAGCGTAGACCCCGAAGTAGCTGAGGAGTGGATGGAGTACGTCCGCGATGTGCATATGCCAGAGGTAATGGCCACGGGCTTCTTTGTGAAGCACCAGCTCTGCCGCCTGCTCAACGAAGAAAACGACGGCTATACCTACGCCGCCCAGTACTACGCCCTCGACTTAGAGCAACTCGAGACCTTCCAAGAAGCCTTTGCACCTGGCCTCAACGCTACCCTGGAAACCCGCTTCCCCGGTCAGTTCATCTCCTTCCGCACAGTGCTGGAGGTCATTAACTAA